One genomic window of Candidatus Pseudobacter hemicellulosilyticus includes the following:
- a CDS encoding FtsW/RodA/SpoVE family cell cycle protein: protein MSQSKDIRFEDMASNGGVGGNLLSKTKGDKVIWAVVIVLALVSMLVVYSSTGLLAYKVNRGNTEIYLFKQIAFIAVGLAVIYFSHRVNYTLYSRVARILFLIAIPLLIYTLFFGVRLNEGSRWIRLPIINLTFQTSDLAKLALFMYLGRLLSRKQDVIKDFKKGFLPVMLPVVIICVLIAPANLSTALLVGATSMLLLFIGRVSTKHLLMTIAIVAIPVVLMVTVALGYYDKEEGKSKELPAMLSVGRFPTWIKRVQNFVYDNKEVDKDENYQVNQAKIAIAKGGLLGLGPGNSETRNFLPHPYSDFIFAIIIEEYGIIGGAFILLIYLLFLLRCIRIFRKCPFAFGAFLALGLSFTLVIQALINMAVTVNLFPVTGVTLPLVSMGGSSFLFTCLAIGIILSVARNVEQSEGRAKLAAVKAKEAAEQAEDN, encoded by the coding sequence ATGAGCCAGTCGAAAGATATACGTTTTGAGGACATGGCCTCCAATGGGGGCGTGGGTGGGAATCTACTGAGCAAAACGAAGGGTGATAAAGTGATCTGGGCGGTAGTGATTGTACTGGCGCTGGTATCCATGCTGGTAGTATACAGTTCTACCGGGCTGCTGGCGTACAAAGTGAACCGGGGCAATACGGAGATCTACCTGTTCAAGCAGATCGCATTTATTGCTGTGGGGCTGGCGGTGATCTATTTTTCGCACAGGGTCAATTATACCCTGTATTCAAGAGTGGCCAGGATCCTGTTCCTGATTGCTATACCCCTCCTGATCTATACCCTGTTCTTCGGGGTAAGGCTCAACGAGGGGAGCCGGTGGATCAGGCTGCCGATCATTAACCTGACCTTCCAGACATCGGATCTGGCCAAACTGGCCCTGTTCATGTACCTGGGCAGGTTGCTGAGCCGGAAGCAGGACGTGATCAAGGATTTTAAAAAAGGTTTTTTGCCGGTGATGCTGCCCGTAGTGATCATCTGCGTGCTGATAGCCCCGGCTAACCTGTCCACTGCCCTGCTGGTGGGCGCCACCAGTATGCTGCTGTTGTTCATTGGCAGGGTCAGCACCAAACACCTGCTGATGACCATTGCCATAGTGGCTATCCCGGTAGTGCTTATGGTCACAGTAGCCCTGGGCTATTATGACAAGGAGGAGGGGAAATCGAAGGAACTGCCGGCCATGCTGAGTGTAGGCAGGTTCCCTACCTGGATCAAACGTGTACAGAATTTTGTTTACGATAATAAAGAGGTAGACAAGGACGAGAACTACCAGGTTAACCAGGCCAAGATCGCTATTGCAAAAGGTGGTCTGCTGGGACTGGGACCCGGTAACAGTGAAACAAGGAACTTTTTGCCGCACCCTTATTCCGATTTCATCTTCGCTATCATTATTGAAGAGTATGGAATAATCGGTGGGGCCTTTATCTTATTGATATACCTGCTGTTCCTGTTGCGCTGTATCCGGATCTTCCGGAAATGTCCTTTTGCCTTTGGCGCCTTCCTGGCGCTGGGGCTGAGTTTCACCCTGGTGATCCAGGCGCTGATCAATATGGCGGTTACCGTGAACCTGTTCCCGGTAACAGGGGTTACCCTGCCGCTGGTCAGTATGGGCGGCAGCTCTTTCCTGTTCACCTGTCTGGCCATCGGCATCATCCTGAGTGTGGCGCGTAACGTGGAGCAGTCGGAAGGCAGGGCTAAACTGGCGGCAGTGAAAGCAAAAGAAGCGGCTGAACAGGCCGAAGACAATTAA
- the murC gene encoding UDP-N-acetylmuramate--L-alanine ligase: MIRLEDIQKVYFIGIGGIGMSALARYFAFHGREVSGYDKTETVLTKQLVSEGIPVHYKEDLELAPKDAQLVVYTPAVPANHAELEYYRRHNYTLMKRSEVLGVITQGSFNICVAGTHGKTTITTMIAHLLRHSGYGCNAFLGGVAVNYNSNYWSNERNVCVVEADEYDRSFLRLSPDIAVITAMDADHLDIYGTAENMEAAFIEFSGKLKPGGTLISKYGLEKNDELKGDQHLLYHQQDQRADVFAANVRMFHGSYQFNVISKDWILRDVVLHMGGLHNIENVVAAIAVAHQLGIEDDKIKAAVEAFKGVKRRFEYIIKSDKPGKTVYVDDYAHHPEELRALISGAKGLFPDMKCTVIFQPHLFTRTRDFAAEFAQSLELADEVVLLPIYPARELPIEGVTSNMILEHINKEEKYLLNKHQVLDWVKQARREGWLLLSAGAGDIDTLVQPLKELLAK, from the coding sequence ATGATCCGTCTCGAAGACATACAGAAAGTTTACTTCATTGGTATCGGTGGCATCGGTATGAGTGCCCTTGCCCGGTATTTTGCCTTCCATGGCCGGGAAGTAAGCGGGTATGACAAGACCGAGACGGTGCTGACAAAGCAACTGGTGAGTGAAGGTATCCCGGTCCATTATAAAGAGGACCTGGAACTGGCGCCCAAAGATGCACAACTGGTCGTGTATACGCCGGCTGTGCCTGCTAACCATGCAGAACTGGAATACTATCGCCGGCACAATTATACCCTGATGAAGCGCAGCGAAGTGCTGGGCGTTATCACCCAGGGCTCCTTTAATATCTGTGTGGCGGGTACCCATGGCAAGACCACCATCACCACCATGATTGCGCACCTGCTGCGGCATTCAGGGTATGGCTGTAATGCCTTCCTGGGTGGTGTGGCCGTGAACTATAACAGTAACTACTGGAGCAATGAGCGGAATGTATGTGTGGTGGAAGCCGATGAATACGACAGAAGCTTTTTACGACTGAGTCCGGATATTGCTGTGATCACGGCCATGGATGCCGATCACCTCGATATCTACGGAACGGCTGAAAATATGGAAGCTGCATTCATTGAGTTCTCCGGTAAGCTGAAGCCCGGCGGCACCCTCATCAGCAAATACGGCCTGGAAAAGAATGACGAGCTGAAAGGCGATCAGCACCTGCTGTATCACCAGCAGGACCAGCGCGCCGATGTATTTGCCGCCAATGTCCGGATGTTCCATGGCAGCTATCAGTTCAATGTGATCAGCAAGGACTGGATACTACGCGATGTGGTGCTGCACATGGGTGGACTGCACAATATAGAGAATGTAGTGGCGGCCATCGCGGTAGCACATCAGTTAGGGATTGAAGATGACAAGATCAAAGCAGCGGTAGAAGCCTTCAAAGGTGTGAAGCGCAGGTTTGAATACATCATCAAAAGCGATAAACCGGGGAAAACCGTATATGTAGATGATTATGCCCATCACCCCGAAGAGCTGAGGGCTTTGATCAGCGGCGCCAAAGGACTTTTCCCGGATATGAAATGCACGGTGATCTTTCAGCCGCACCTGTTTACCAGGACAAGGGATTTTGCTGCGGAGTTTGCGCAGAGCCTTGAACTGGCGGATGAAGTGGTGCTGCTGCCCATCTACCCGGCAAGAGAGCTGCCGATAGAAGGCGTCACCAGCAATATGATCCTGGAGCATATCAATAAGGAAGAAAAATATTTACTGAACAAACACCAGGTACTGGACTGGGTGAAGCAGGCCAGACGCGAAGGCTGGCTGCTGCTGAGTGCCGGTGCAGGGGATATAGATACACTGGTTCAACCATTAAAAGAGCTACTGGCTAAATAA
- the murG gene encoding undecaprenyldiphospho-muramoylpentapeptide beta-N-acetylglucosaminyltransferase, which translates to MSKKIIIAGGGTGGHIFPAIAIANALKKADPSIELLFIGAKGKMEMEKVPQAGYPIEGLDIAGFNRSSLIKNIGLPLKLLKSFLQVRRIVNSFRPDAVIGVGGYSSFPVLRYAQGQGIPTFIHESNSFAGKSNKLLGKKATRIFVATEGMEQFFPAGKLLITGNPVRESITRPLPSREEAIRFFGLDPALKTVLVTGGSLGAKGINEGIDAQVGLFAKKQVQLIWQTGKLFVEKATERAVENKNIWANSFITQMEYAYAAADVVVSRAGAMAIAELCVVQKPVVFVPFPFAAEDHQTVNAQGLVAKNAGMMVKDSEATQKLVPLVIELARDEAKQMTLKKNIAALGVRDADSRIAQEVLQTIK; encoded by the coding sequence GTGAGTAAAAAGATCATCATAGCAGGCGGCGGTACCGGCGGGCATATTTTCCCGGCCATTGCCATTGCCAACGCCCTTAAAAAGGCTGATCCATCCATTGAACTGCTCTTCATTGGGGCTAAAGGAAAAATGGAGATGGAGAAAGTGCCGCAGGCGGGCTACCCGATAGAGGGGCTGGATATTGCGGGATTCAACAGAAGTTCTTTGATCAAAAATATAGGGCTGCCCCTCAAGCTGCTGAAAAGCTTTTTGCAGGTGCGCCGCATTGTGAACAGTTTCCGGCCTGATGCCGTGATCGGTGTGGGTGGTTATTCCAGTTTCCCCGTGCTGCGGTATGCGCAGGGGCAGGGCATTCCGACCTTTATCCATGAGTCTAACTCCTTTGCGGGTAAGTCGAACAAGCTGCTGGGTAAAAAAGCCACCAGGATCTTTGTGGCTACAGAAGGCATGGAGCAGTTCTTTCCGGCGGGCAAACTGCTGATTACCGGCAACCCCGTTCGTGAAAGCATCACCCGGCCATTACCTTCCAGGGAAGAAGCCATCCGCTTCTTTGGTCTGGACCCGGCGCTCAAAACGGTGCTGGTCACCGGTGGCAGCCTGGGCGCCAAAGGGATCAACGAAGGTATTGATGCACAGGTGGGGCTATTTGCTAAAAAACAGGTGCAGCTGATCTGGCAAACCGGTAAGCTGTTTGTGGAGAAAGCTACCGAGCGGGCTGTTGAGAATAAGAATATCTGGGCCAACAGTTTTATTACCCAGATGGAATATGCCTATGCCGCTGCCGATGTAGTGGTGTCCAGGGCCGGCGCCATGGCCATTGCCGAACTATGCGTGGTGCAGAAACCGGTTGTCTTTGTTCCTTTCCCTTTTGCGGCAGAGGATCACCAGACGGTCAACGCACAGGGGCTGGTAGCTAAGAACGCCGGAATGATGGTAAAGGACAGCGAAGCGACACAAAAGCTGGTGCCCCTGGTCATTGAACTGGCGCGGGACGAAGCAAAACAGATGACACTGAAAAAAAATATTGCAGCACTGGGTGTGCGGGATGCTGACAGCAGGATAGCACAGGAAGTGCTGCAAACAATCAAATAA
- a CDS encoding cell division protein FtsQ/DivIB, with protein MKKKTHIRRMLTAGFWCLIGTGVLVLLVAAIRSRNNTSCQGYEIEILGGGDQWFMDKAAIVQVLTANGSKRLKGRPMQEFDLRQLEEKLERNVWVKDAQLYFDNKQVLNVKIMEREPVARVFTASGNSFYIDSSGARLPLSDKLSARLPVFTSFPADKPRKADSALLGQMKQLTAFLSRQPFWAAQVAQIDITPAKKFELVPVVGDHIIDFGDGKDCEKKFARLLTFYKQVLSKTGFNAYDRINVQFDRQVIGVRKPAALSKFDSAQAEQRLELLIADARQVVKQTAPRPDTLNTEKPPIAPKPVPSGTTNSPRLNPPLKSRSYETPSNPVKSQPPKPPPGTPKAVMPKRSTANN; from the coding sequence ATGAAAAAGAAAACACATATCCGCAGGATGCTGACAGCTGGCTTCTGGTGCCTGATAGGGACCGGTGTGCTGGTACTGCTGGTAGCGGCTATCCGTTCCCGAAACAATACCAGCTGCCAGGGGTATGAGATAGAGATCCTGGGTGGTGGCGACCAGTGGTTCATGGATAAGGCAGCTATTGTGCAGGTGCTGACGGCCAATGGGTCCAAACGCCTGAAAGGCCGGCCCATGCAGGAATTTGACCTGCGCCAGCTGGAAGAGAAGCTGGAGCGGAATGTATGGGTGAAAGATGCGCAGTTGTATTTCGATAATAAACAGGTGCTGAATGTAAAGATCATGGAGCGGGAACCGGTGGCACGGGTTTTTACTGCCAGTGGTAACAGTTTTTATATTGACAGTTCCGGGGCGCGTTTGCCCCTGTCGGATAAATTGTCGGCCAGGCTGCCGGTATTCACCAGCTTCCCGGCTGATAAACCAAGGAAGGCTGATAGTGCGCTGCTGGGTCAGATGAAACAGCTGACCGCTTTCCTGTCCAGGCAGCCTTTCTGGGCGGCGCAGGTAGCACAGATCGATATTACGCCCGCAAAGAAATTTGAACTGGTGCCCGTGGTAGGAGATCATATCATCGACTTTGGCGATGGTAAGGATTGTGAAAAGAAATTTGCCCGCCTGCTTACCTTTTACAAGCAGGTGCTCAGCAAAACGGGCTTCAACGCATATGACAGGATCAATGTACAATTTGACCGCCAGGTGATCGGCGTACGTAAACCTGCAGCCCTGAGCAAGTTTGATTCAGCCCAGGCTGAGCAGCGACTGGAACTGCTGATTGCCGATGCGCGGCAGGTTGTGAAACAAACGGCGCCACGCCCGGACACCCTTAACACCGAAAAACCACCCATAGCTCCAAAACCTGTACCCTCGGGTACAACGAATTCCCCCCGACTAAATCCACCCTTGAAAAGCCGGTCCTATGAAACCCCTTCCAATCCGGTGAAAAGCCAGCCTCCAAAACCACCACCCGGAACACCTAAGGCAGTGATGCCGAAAAGGAGTACGGCTAACAACTAA